A genomic window from Corticium candelabrum chromosome 8, ooCorCand1.1, whole genome shotgun sequence includes:
- the LOC134183724 gene encoding uncharacterized protein LOC134183724: MAAMEIDVSRLQTPPLFEKRRARKLPRTPEIERKQYLDLWDLSVWEEDDSSKSERPSAIDDIMRRSSVISKKEENDENEPPATDKERAADIEIAIKWIRQELSAMRDQDRKLLRQFTAIRNGIQHLKTMREIADADSEGDEHHNESYKSSSISSNANPPRAASPAASSISRVKPVTPTMTGIKNSRVSQLSVPDSPKASSAPSSPVQLRMSRNRRTRPQSMAQGGSFVWQGVSTVQLRNATFLGAQKVPLVKKKMNVSVSELNLRKNKRNSWC; the protein is encoded by the exons ATGGCCGCAATGGAAATCGACGTCAGTCGTTTGCAGACTCCACCTCTGTTTGAAAAACGACGAGCTCGCAAGCTGCCTCGAACCCCAGAAATAGAGCGTAAACAATATCTCGATTTATGGGACTTGAGTGTGTGGGAAGAAGACGACAGCAGCAAGAGTGAGCGACCGTCGGCGATTGACGACATCATGCGCAGGTCGTCGGTGATCAGCAAGAAGGAAGAAAACGACGAAAACGAGCCCCCGGCGACTGACAAGGAACGAGCAGCAGACATCGAAATTGCCATCAAGTGGATTAGACAAGAACTG TCAGCCATGCGAGATCAAGATCGAAAACTGCTGCGACAGTTTACCGCCATCAGAAACGGCATTCAGCACCTGAAAACGATGCGAGAAATTGCTGATGCAGACTCGGAAGGCGATGAGCATCACAACGAGTCGTACAAGAGCAGCAGCATCAGTAGTAACGCGAATCCACCTCGTGCTGCATCACCAGCTGCATCATCAATCTCTAGGGTCAAACCCGTAACACCCACAATGACAGGGATAAAGAACTCCAGGGTTTCTCAACTGTCCGTACCGGATTCTCCTAAAGCCTCATCAGCACCATCATCTCCTGTTCAATTGAGAATGTCACGGAACCGACGTACTAGACCACAATCGATGGCACAAGGTGGATCGTTTGTATGGCAAGGAGTGTCGACTGTACAGTTGAGAAACGCAACATTTTTGGGAGCACAGAAGGTGCCTCTGGTGAAAAAGAAGATGAACGTGTCTGTGAGCGAATTGAATTTGAGAAAAAACAAGAGAAATTcatggtgttaa